The window ACAAAAATGAACTGTTTCAGAAATTTTATATAAACAAGCATCCAGAAAAAGGAGAAATATGGAAATAATAAAACTTACATCTGAACTTAATGATACATGGAATAATTTCTGTGCTTCTAACCCAAATGCTTGGTTTAGGCACACAACGCATTTTATTGATTATATTATGAATTGCAGATTTGACGATAAGAGTAAAAATTTTTCTTTCCTAGTTTATCAGAACAAGGTTCTTGTCGCTGTTGTGCCTCTTATCATTCAGTCAATATACGGGAAACCAGAGCTGTTAGAATTTGCTTTTACCGATACTAATACACCATACCCCTGTTTAGGCACTTCTTTGAGCACGGATAATGCAAAACAGATCCTAAAGTTTATATTTGAGCATATCAATCAATTGGCAACGGAACACAATGTTGTGTACGCAAGGTATTTTGTTGAACCATTATCCGACAAGATACTTCAGTCACAGTATAAGATAAATCCTCTGATATATTTTGATTTTATTGATACATCAATTTCTACAAGTGTAATTAACTTGAATTTTAATGAAGATGAGCTTCTAAGAAATATTAGAAAGGGGCATAAGGCAGATATAAAATTTGCCGAGAAACAAGGATATGCTGTTTCAATGTTTGATAAAAACAATATTACTGATGAAGCATTCCTTACATATAAGAGCATGCATTTTACTGCAGCTGGAAAGAAAACAAGGCGCGATGAAAGCTGGGATATAATGTATCAATGGATTAAATCAGGGTATGCTATTCTTGCCTTAGTTAAAATTAACTGTAATGGACCTTTTGTTGGTGCTGCATTTGTAATAACAAGTCAGTGCAAAGCGTATTATGGTTCAGCGGCAATGGATCCATCAATTGATAGAATGCGCGGCCTTGGCCACCTAATCCAGTGGGAGATCATTAAATATCTCAAACAAAATGGTTTCGGCTACTATGATCTTGGACTTAACGCGTATGTAATGATATCGCAGGATATGCCCAGCAGAAAAGATTTGAGTATTTCAATTTTCAAATCCGGTTTTGCAAATGAGACATACCCATTTTTCAGGGGAGAGCAATTTTATTCTGAAGAATATTTTAAGAATGTGAAATTGGCACTTGTAAATGAATACTGCTTGATGCATTTTCATGACGAGAATGTATAAATTATTGGTTCTAAGATAATTTAATTTAACTATATGTGTATAATTAGGAATAATAACGATGAATGCGCGTAAGTCAGTGCTAATGTTCATATCACAGATATTAATTATAGCAGTAAGTATAATAACAAATAAACTTATATTTACGGTAATTAATCCTGCGGATTATGGTTTGTATGGTTATGCATTTTCAACCTGTGCCTTATTCTTTATTTTCAGTGATATGCAATTTCAAAATGTATTTTTTAAACGCATTGCTGAAAAGGAATCAATACAAAAACATTATTCAACATATATGTTTCTTAAGAACATTCTTATTTGTTTATCTGTTGTATCATTTATTGTATATGTTATTTACAAGCAGTGGAATCATACAATCGGCGATACGCGTGAGATTGTCGTACTCTCAATACTAATGGTGTCGTATATTGCAGATGCATATATGACGGTATTGAGTGTTATCCTGCTCGCGGGTCGTGAAGTAAAAAAATCGCAGTTGATGGGTTTTGTAGTAGCTTTGTCTAGCCTTATATATACAATACTATTTATATATCCAAGTCATAGCCTAAATGTGCTCTGTTTTGCACTGTTTTTCAAATCAATAATAGGAGTATTTGTCGCATGGTGCTTTTTGAAGAACGAAATATCATTATTTAACTTTTCCTATGATAAAGCCATTGGCAAAGATTATATTAAATTTGTTATACCGCTTTTGCCAATTACAATTCTTGGTACATTGTACGATAAACTTGATACGATATTTGTAAAAAACTTTATTTCTGATGTTGAAGCTGGATATTTCGCAGCTGCCCAAAAATTCAATATGTTGTTGCTATTGCCTTCTGGATCAATTATGACAATCCTG is drawn from Endomicrobiales bacterium and contains these coding sequences:
- a CDS encoding GNAT family N-acetyltransferase translates to MEIIKLTSELNDTWNNFCASNPNAWFRHTTHFIDYIMNCRFDDKSKNFSFLVYQNKVLVAVVPLIIQSIYGKPELLEFAFTDTNTPYPCLGTSLSTDNAKQILKFIFEHINQLATEHNVVYARYFVEPLSDKILQSQYKINPLIYFDFIDTSISTSVINLNFNEDELLRNIRKGHKADIKFAEKQGYAVSMFDKNNITDEAFLTYKSMHFTAAGKKTRRDESWDIMYQWIKSGYAILALVKINCNGPFVGAAFVITSQCKAYYGSAAMDPSIDRMRGLGHLIQWEIIKYLKQNGFGYYDLGLNAYVMISQDMPSRKDLSISIFKSGFANETYPFFRGEQFYSEEYFKNVKLALVNEYCLMHFHDENV
- a CDS encoding oligosaccharide flippase family protein, giving the protein MNARKSVLMFISQILIIAVSIITNKLIFTVINPADYGLYGYAFSTCALFFIFSDMQFQNVFFKRIAEKESIQKHYSTYMFLKNILICLSVVSFIVYVIYKQWNHTIGDTREIVVLSILMVSYIADAYMTVLSVILLAGREVKKSQLMGFVVALSSLIYTILFIYPSHSLNVLCFALFFKSIIGVFVAWCFLKNEISLFNFSYDKAIGKDYIKFVIPLLPITILGTLYDKLDTIFVKNFISDVEAGYFAAAQKFNMLLLLPSGSIMTILYASFSESASRKDFNTIQMTSNKATKYVSLMVTLLSIFVFFYANEFVRLFMSNEYVPIVPIIRVFMIQVILMSVSRTMDTITMAAERLKVLSIFAIILYVVGILLNIVLIPEHIMGIKMFGLKSVAPAVKSLIIYIMSISFNGIYLYKRMKIVVYWRFLFHIAVAMISGFLISIVPLGASINEITGLTIRFVLFALLYSGTLWLIREITKEDIQYLLKVFLPGKLKIS